A genomic region of Metopolophium dirhodum isolate CAU chromosome 1, ASM1992520v1, whole genome shotgun sequence contains the following coding sequences:
- the LOC132950108 gene encoding uncharacterized protein LOC132950108, whose amino-acid sequence MLRNAVQTTQKLRNSFEDILKNANELCLKWGISTSFFNKRNIFAKKHYDELDGDYRLNVTEENFKVNIFLPTIGTVLSQLISRFEGTHDVADSFGFLTPTTLLKLNDSDIIKSSYDFVLKYENDITSDFARQLIALKTVIINSEIKTIKDLAQFIISNSLPSSFPDILSACIIFMCIPVTVASAERSFSKLKLIKNYLRNTCNQDRLSSLAVLNIEREQTINIAIEKIINNFANAKSRRKNFLI is encoded by the coding sequence ATGCTTCGAAATGCTGTACAAACGACTCAAAAGCTCAGAAACAGTTttgaagatattttaaaaaatgcgaatgaattatgtttaaaatgggGAATATCtacttcattttttaataaacgaaACATTTTTGCAAAGAAACATTATGATGAGTTAGATGGTGACTATCGACTAAATGTCACAGAAGAAAACTttaaagtgaatatttttttgccAACAATTGGTACAGTATTATCACAACTTATTTCACGGTTTGAAGGTACTCATGATGTTGCTGATTCATTTGGATTTTTAACTCCAACCACTCTTTTAAAACTTAACGATAGCGATATAATAAAATCTTCATATGATTTTGTATTGAAGTATGAAAATGATATTACATCGGATTTCGCACGTCAACTTATTGCATTGAAAACAGTAATTATCAATAGTGAGATAAAGACTATAAAAGATTTAGCACAATTTATCATAAGTAATAGTTTGCCTAGCAGTTTTCCTGATATTTTGAGTGCTTGTAtcatatttatgtgtatacCAGTTACAGTGGCATCCGCCGAACGCTCCTTCTCAAAGCTCAAATTGATAAAAAACTACTTGAGAAACACCTGCAATCAAGATCGCCTAAGCAGTTTAGCAGTATTAAACATAGAGCGAGAGCAAACAATTAATATCGCCatcgaaaaaattatcaacaattttgcAAATGCCAAGTCAAGACGGAAAAATTtcttgatataa
- the LOC132950092 gene encoding uncharacterized protein LOC132950092 gives MRGTPQQPFPTSVRTRAYRNSDITERQQQMPEKEQLDNKQPDLSQQLSTSGVVVSAPVRVNTTAENSHVFLATALVKVQDKNGGHRQCRAILDSGSQVNFVSKRYANLLQLACKKSSLAISGIGDNRLKARSCSELKIKSRTSDFNIKISCYVLSNIVGNLASCPEPADGWKIPGTVSSNLADPDFHRPQSVDLLIGGGSFFDILGTTKIPLNIGSVTLYESNFGWLVTGELPKRQTPTLLSIGQTIEEDWKVLGIVEDTSYGRTSRANKRSQEELETVQHFKQYTIRDEEGRFVVRLPIKETISEIVETLPMAIARFLNVEKRLQYDEHLKNEYIRFMNEYIKMGYMVEVLENSVQTQKHFYLPHHSVIKASSLTTKV, from the exons ATGCGCGGAACACCACAACAGCCGTTCCCGACGTCCGTCAGAACGCGTGCATACCGCAACTCCGATATCACCG AAAGGCAGCAACAAATGCCAGAGAAGGAGCAGCTTGATAATAAGCAACCTGATTTAAGTCAGCAGCTATCTACCTCCGGAGTCGTAGTATCTGCACCAGTACGAGTGAATACCACCGCAGAAAATTCACACGTATTTCTTGCTACAGCATTAGTCAAGGTTCAGGACAAAAATGGTGGACATCGACAGTGCAGAGCCATCTTGGATAGTGGCTCTCAAGTCAACTTCGTTTCAAAGAGATATGCAAACTTACTGCAGCTAGCATGTAAGAAGTCTTCATTGGCAATAAGTGGTATTGGAGACAATCGTTTAAAGGCAAGGTCGTGCAGCGAGTTAAAAATCAAATCCAGAACTAGTGATTTTAATATCAAGATTTCTTGTTATGTATTGTCTAATATCGTGGGGAATCTAGCGTCCTGTCCAGAGCCTGCAGATGGATGGAAAATACCAGGTACTGTGTCTTCAAACTTGGCTGATCCAGACTTTCACCGTCCTCAAAGTGTTGACCTACTTATTGGAGGTGGCTCGTTCTTCGACATTTTGGGAACAACAAAAATACCATTGAATATAGGTTCAGTCACGCTTTATGAGAGTAACTTTGGATGGCTTGTAACGGGAGAACTGCCTAAACGTCAAACACCAACACTTTTGTCAATTGGACAGACGATAGAGGAGGATTGGAAGGTTCTCGGAATCGTTGAGGATACAAGCTATGGTCGAACATCAAGGGCGAATAAGAGAAGTCAAGAAGAGCTAGAAACAGTGCAACATTTTAAGCAATACACAATACGTGATGAGGAAGGGCGTTTTGTTGTACGACTTCCCATCAAGGAGACAATCAGTGAAATAGTCGAAACCTTACCTATGGCGATCGCACGATTCTTAAATGTAGAGAAAAGATTGCAGTATGACGAACACCTGAAGAACGAATACATACGATTTATGAATGAATATATTAAGATGGGGTATATGGTTGAAGTACTGGAAAATTCAGTTCAAACGCAGAAACACTTCTATCTGCCGCACCATTCAGTAATAAAGGCATCAAGTTTAACGACAAAGGTTTGA
- the LOC132950099 gene encoding uncharacterized protein LOC132950099, translating to MDITEVSQWNHIGTQENPADIPSRGLRPRELLAARLWWNGPTWLESDEKDWILNPITHNDELPEVRKVKLVLLVIKPLNSILEHYSEWNCMLRGVAWLTIYSKYMRKKINGPQSLTISDLDKARKSILRMVQADCFSKEISSPERGLEVPRNSKLHSLNPFLRDGLILVGGRLENSDIADRQKHPIVLPASHKITRLIFEAYHLELLHGGPQLMLSEVRRLYWPLLGRVTARSVVWHCVKCTKARPRFNNPTMAPLPRDRVQYTRPFTGVDFAGPIYIRSGLRRVAAKKAWIAIFVCFSTKAIHLELADDLSSKSFMATFRCFMARRGKCAKVFSDNDTNFVGAQKELISMMKKASVDLEKEGIEWHFNPPSAPHFGGIWESVVKSMKHHMKRVISDHKLTNTEMRTLLCQIEACLNSRPMTPLNSDPSDLVVLTPSHFLIGEAMLLPDELNISKEEPNGLRRWQLVQNLMQNFWKRWSREYLPQTQIRGKWTSKSAQLAKNDVVIIKDDCMPPARWKLGLVMELHPGSDGVVRVVTIRTANGTLMRRPVIKLCRLPTEKDNSSVENQDFQRGENVAAATV from the coding sequence ATGGATATTACAGAGGTCAGCCAGTGGAACCATATAGGCACGCAGGAAAACCCAGCAGATATCCCTTCAAGAGGTTTAAGACCACGGGAACTGTTAGCGGCAAGATTGTGGTGGAACGGACCTACCTGGTTGGAAAGTGATGAGAAGGATTGGATCTTGAATCCGATAACCCATAATGATGAGCTACCCGAAGTACGCAAAGTGAAGCTAGTGCTATTAGTGATCAAACCGTTGAATAGTATATTAGAACACTACTCTGAATGGAATTGTATGCTACGAGGAGTTGCTTGGTTAACGATCTATTCGAAGTACATGCGTAAGAAAATCAATGGGCCTCAATCCCTAACAATATCAGATTTGGACAAAGCGAGGAAATCAATTTTAAGAATGGTCCAAGCTGATTGTTTCAGTAAAGAGATCTCGTCACCAGAAAGGGGACTAGAAGTACCAAGAAATAGCAAGTTGCATAGTTTGAATCCCTTCCTGCGCGATGGGTTAATACTTGTTGGTGGAAGACTCGAGAATTCAGACATAGCCGATAGACAAAAACACCCTATAGTATTGCCTGCTAGTCATAAAATAACCAGGCTAATATTTGAAGCATACCATCTCGAGCTACTTCATGGAGGACCTCAGCTCATGTTATCTGAAGTTAGACGTCTTTACTGGCCACTGCTAGGTCGAGTAACCGCGAGATCAGTGGTATGGCATTGTGTCAAATGTACAAAGGCACGTCCACGTTTCAATAATCCAACTATGGCACCACTCCCAAGAGACCGAGTTCAGTATACTAGACCTTTCACAGGTGTAGATTTTGCTGGACCCATATATATTCGCAGTGGTTTGAGGCGTGTAGCTGCTAAGAAGGCTTGGATTGCTATATTTGTTTGCTTCTCAACGAAGGCCATACATTTGGAGTTGGCTGACGATCTTTCAAGTAAGTCTTTCATGGCGACATTTCGTTGTTTTATGGCTAGAAGAGGAAAATGTGCTAAGGTTTTTAGTGACAATGACACAAACTTTGTTGGGGCTCAAAAGGAGTTAATTTCAATGATGAAAAAAGCCAGTGTTGATCTTGAGAAAGAAGGTATTGAGTGGCATTTCAACCCGCCTTCTGCTCCACATTTTGGTGGTATATGGGAGAGTGTCGTGAAGAGTATGAAACACCACATGAAGAGAGTTATATCTGATCACAAGCTTACGAATACAGAAATGCGAACTCTCTTGTGCCAAATCGAGGCTTGTCTCAATTCCAGACCGATGACTCCACTAAATAGTGATCCTTCTGACTTGGTAGTCCTTACTCCATCTCACTTCTTGATTGGAGAAGCTATGTTGTTACCAGATGAACTAAACATATCTAAGGAAGAGCCCAATGGTCTACGTAGATGGCAACTAGTGCAAAATTTGATGCAGAACTTTTGGAAGCGGTGGTCGAGAGAGTATCTACCACAGACTCAAATTCGTGGCAAGTGGACAAGCAAGAGCGCACAGCTAGCAAAGAACGATGTCGTTATTATCAAAGATGATTGTATGCCTCCAGCCAGATGGAAGTTAGGATTGGTTATGGAATTGCATCCTGGCTCTGATGGTGTAGTCCGGGTTGTCACCATAAGAACAGCAAACGGAACGCTCATGCGTCGGCCAGTAATCAAATTATGTCGACTACCGACTGAAAAGGACAACAGCTCAGTTGAAAACCAGGATTTTCAACGGGGGGAGAATGTTGCCGCCGcaacagtttaa